The Raoultibacter phocaeensis genome contains a region encoding:
- a CDS encoding ECF transporter S component yields the protein MSHLGKLTIRSPKQIAALVILVMMAMVLSFVEMPLIPQAPWLKYDPSGVIAALAALLYGPWVGSAVAVLAWIPRLVTDPLGAFMNILASVTLVIAMGSIYRRIPTLFGAVFATAVGIVCTTVVSIVLNFVVMPVYTEATFAEIVALIAPALLPFNVAKAFVNGGIALVAFRKLETLLAEGDSTPADATGEKTDGTERASVDDPAG from the coding sequence ATGTCGCATCTAGGAAAGCTCACCATACGCTCACCGAAGCAGATCGCGGCGCTTGTCATTCTCGTTATGATGGCCATGGTGCTGAGCTTTGTCGAGATGCCGCTCATACCTCAAGCCCCTTGGCTCAAGTACGATCCGTCAGGCGTGATCGCGGCGCTGGCGGCGCTTCTGTACGGTCCCTGGGTCGGATCGGCCGTAGCGGTGCTCGCGTGGATCCCCCGGCTCGTAACCGATCCGCTCGGAGCATTCATGAACATCCTTGCGTCGGTAACGCTTGTCATTGCGATGGGCTCGATTTACCGGCGCATCCCAACGCTCTTCGGAGCCGTTTTTGCCACGGCGGTTGGCATTGTTTGCACAACGGTCGTGTCCATCGTGTTGAACTTCGTCGTCATGCCCGTATACACGGAAGCGACGTTCGCGGAGATCGTCGCCCTCATCGCGCCCGCTCTACTGCCTTTCAACGTGGCGAAGGCGTTTGTGAACGGCGGCATCGCGCTCGTCGCCTTCCGAAAGCTCGAAACGCTGCTCGCGGAAGGCGACTCGACGCCGGCCGATGCGACGGGGGAGAAAACGGACGGTACCGAACGGGCGTCCGTCGACGACCCTGCGGGGTAG
- a CDS encoding FAD-dependent oxidoreductase: MGETFNTNSTATNTHTISRRNFIGAAAVGLGGMALAGLAGCAPKAANGEGAAQGEGASTSVSWDGEYDVIVCGGGGAGLTAAYSALENGAESVVVFEKGSQCGGTTALAEGAIQAAGTSWQKEKGIADDTPDVLFNFWMCDGEGLIDEDLVRTMADSAADNVQWMADNFNITYANVFGAYPTPYLPAEYLKDRIHLIADASDPTKTGGAVWITNALKAVKDKGGDVETGVEVASIVMDGSTAAGIATKDGKNYKANKGVILAMAGIEHNEELALQYNPQHYWDLKTQSVITAPTDTGDGIVMGIEAGAKTVFHGCVDLLLPTWSYTNNQNPEIPYILVNMRGTRFVREDTTYAFHCRALFNAAMQEGGADGATYMIMDKKMETSDKMCAWSDNAEGGADARKAALADGTLTQADTLEALAEAIGVPAATLSYSVGKWNEDCAAGDDTLYGRVKQLTALDEAPFYAWKTVNSNIGAIGGLKINTDAAVLSTTGEPIGHLFAAGANSAGWLGPYYPGSGTCLQGALTWGRVAGKSAATVA; this comes from the coding sequence ATGGGAGAAACGTTCAATACGAACAGCACTGCAACCAACACGCACACGATCTCGCGCAGGAACTTCATCGGCGCGGCAGCGGTCGGTCTGGGCGGCATGGCGCTCGCGGGGCTCGCAGGATGCGCGCCCAAAGCTGCGAACGGCGAAGGCGCAGCACAAGGCGAAGGCGCCTCGACAAGCGTCTCCTGGGACGGCGAGTACGATGTCATCGTATGCGGCGGCGGCGGTGCCGGACTCACGGCCGCCTACTCCGCGCTCGAAAACGGCGCGGAAAGCGTCGTCGTATTCGAAAAGGGTTCGCAATGCGGCGGCACGACGGCGCTCGCAGAGGGGGCGATCCAAGCTGCAGGCACGAGCTGGCAGAAGGAGAAGGGCATCGCCGACGACACGCCCGACGTGCTGTTCAATTTCTGGATGTGCGACGGCGAAGGGCTCATCGACGAGGACCTCGTGCGTACCATGGCGGACAGCGCCGCCGACAACGTGCAGTGGATGGCCGACAACTTCAACATCACGTACGCGAACGTGTTCGGCGCATATCCGACCCCCTACCTTCCCGCCGAGTACCTCAAAGACCGCATCCACCTCATCGCCGACGCATCCGATCCGACGAAGACCGGCGGTGCCGTCTGGATCACGAACGCGCTCAAAGCGGTGAAGGACAAAGGCGGCGACGTGGAAACGGGCGTCGAGGTCGCCTCGATCGTCATGGACGGCAGCACAGCGGCGGGCATCGCCACGAAAGACGGCAAGAACTACAAGGCGAACAAGGGCGTCATCCTCGCCATGGCCGGCATCGAGCACAATGAAGAGCTTGCGCTGCAGTACAATCCCCAGCACTACTGGGATCTCAAAACCCAAAGCGTCATCACCGCACCCACCGACACCGGCGACGGCATCGTCATGGGCATCGAGGCAGGTGCGAAGACCGTTTTCCATGGCTGCGTCGATCTGCTGCTTCCCACCTGGTCCTACACCAACAACCAAAATCCCGAGATACCTTACATCCTCGTGAACATGCGCGGAACCCGATTCGTGCGCGAGGACACCACCTACGCGTTTCACTGCCGTGCCCTGTTCAATGCCGCTATGCAGGAGGGCGGGGCCGACGGGGCCACCTACATGATCATGGATAAGAAGATGGAGACTTCGGACAAGATGTGCGCCTGGTCGGACAATGCCGAAGGCGGTGCCGATGCCCGCAAAGCCGCGCTCGCCGACGGAACGCTTACGCAGGCCGACACCCTCGAAGCGCTTGCCGAGGCCATCGGCGTACCCGCGGCAACGCTTTCGTATTCGGTGGGTAAATGGAACGAGGACTGCGCCGCCGGCGACGACACCCTGTACGGACGCGTCAAGCAGCTTACCGCCCTCGATGAAGCGCCGTTCTACGCATGGAAAACCGTGAACTCCAACATTGGCGCCATCGGCGGCCTCAAGATCAACACCGACGCAGCCGTGCTGAGCACCACAGGCGAGCCGATCGGCCACCTGTTCGCCGCAGGTGCGAACAGCGCCGGATGGCTCGGCCCCTATTACCCCGGCTCCGGCACCTGCCTACAGGGTGCGCTCACCTGGGGGCGCGTTGCCGGAAAGTCTGCCGCAACGGTGGCGTAG